From the Papaver somniferum cultivar HN1 chromosome 2, ASM357369v1, whole genome shotgun sequence genome, the window gaaacctattatttgctTGGTATGTTAATTAAATTCTaaacgaaaaaaaaatcatttgttATTGATGTATAATTAAGTGATACAATTCATTACGGCGTCATATTTTTTCGAACATGGAAAATGCGCATGAAAAAGGTTATTATTTGTCAACGTGTAACGCACGTGCACTCTGACTTGTACCTTCAAGCCAACTTTATAAGTGTTGCACTCTGATTTATAGTAAAATTGAGTCCCCGATGATCTCATGTCGATACCAAACTACGCCACAATCTCATACCAACGGTTATGAGATGAGAGCTCTCGTTCAAAATGAATGATTTTGATCAAATTAGGTGATACTATGGGATGAGAATACCCTTCCATTCAACCAAGCTCCTTCACGCACTCTTTCACTTGAAAGGGTTTCCAACAATCGAGACTAAGAGGCTAATCTTCAGCCGCTTGAAGAGAAAACTCCTTGAGTGGCTGATGTTCAGCCTCTTAGGTCTTTCCCCCAgctttttaaattattatttcgAGGGTCACATAATAATTATATTATCGAAGAAATTAAAGAGAAACTTGGGAGTATGATTGTCAATGGGTGTACCTATTGCCCAGAACCGAAAACGGACTCGGCggatttgggtccggttccgggtcctaaaagtGGACCCTTTAGCAACTTAGGATCCGAAGGGTATTAAGCAATTGCACCCGAAATCTTAACTGGTCTAAATGTGTAATACTCGTCGGGTACCCCCGGTTATCGGACATTAATTCATCatttaagaaaaattataagtattttgcTAGATttggctttgatttttttttcgtttttgatTCTCTTTTTTACCAGTCATCTTTATTTAGacattaataaagaaaataataacaatCTTTTATGAAAATGAACGGAATTCAAACaaaaaagagaaagatattaagtttttgagattttttaaagATAGTTTTCTGAATAAACGGGCAACCGGAACCGATGGGTACCCGGGATTGTTGTCGGGCCCGGTTTCTGGTCCACTAATATAGGAACCGGACTCAACTTGTATAACTGGATCCGGTTTTGGGTCCAATGGTACCCGGATGGACCTAgacccattgacaaccctatTTCGAAGGCACATGTTTTGCCGTTTGGAGAGAAAAAAATTCTCTCTAATGCAGTTGAACATCAGCCTTTTAGTCTCTTAATTCGTTTACCCATGATAAAAAAATTTACTCTTCAATCTAGGCCCTCATTCGATTTGGCTGCTAATGAATATTTCTAACCCTCATTCCATAACTCATGCTTTTAACGGAATGTTTTTAACACTCATTCCATAGCTCTTCTCTTGATGTCAACACCTTCACATAAAAATCTGAATTTCTTTTGGCCACGAGGACTCTTGTTCTCAAGATAAAATCCAAGAATTAGCGCGAGCGAGGGATAAAGTTGaactttcctctttttttttttgatcctgcAGAAACAGAGCAGGTAGTATCTATGATGCACCGATACTGATACGGGGACACCGATACAGGGATTCATCAATTTTCATAAAATGGGAATACGGGATATGGTGGGATACGTGTATTTATCAAAAATAtatttaatataataataattcaCTCtactaaaaaatcataaaataaaaaaatccgaTAGATACTATTTGATTATTAAAGTGAGCAAATATTAAAATTTTAGCATTTTGGGTTTCAGTCTTAATTATGTTAATTGAATGGATAAAATCACATGTACTCCAATTTCTCTCTAAAACAACATGAAAAACATGACTGCCCAATAAACCTTAAATTTTTCTAGCACCATTTTTTTAAGCACCATAAAAATAAATACCAAGTCTTTTTTCTTTATGGTCAAAAAGTTATTATGTTTAGATATAATTATTCAATATGATCATGATTACAAATAACTGCAAATATTTAGAATTTTAGATTTTATGTATAAATTTATAAATATATAGATTTTGTATAAAAACAAAATGTTAGATTATAGGAAGTATCCCCTTATAGAGTATCTGAGAGGTATCACAGAGTATCCCCTACCCTTTTTGTAATTAGAAAAAGGTGACACTTTAAATGGAATATCTGATACGTATTTCCAGGTATCCCACGTATCTGATACTGATACGGCGCCGATACGGATCCGTGCTTCATATGGTACTATATGCGATGTATgaattactgtttagtccactttttcatgacccagttaatggctagtccacccgtggaaaagatttactccctagtccaaaaacatgtttctggactagattatttactctctagtccaaaaacttcgtggagattataaagtgtattttctaaatgcctaaaacacccttctaggtttaattagtatcaacacatgtaaatgttactagtagtatgttactacatactagtagtatcaatacggtgatactacatattaatatgtactgtactagtagtaacaaaaatatcttattgttactagtaaattaggtaactactttactatactagtagtaactagtactattagtaacatatgtagtatcgaTACTTAACAATTTTTTGTTatatagtatcaatacataatattaatatgtagtatcaatatataacatagtacatatcaaacatactacatatcaatatatataacatactacatatcaatatgtagtatcaatatcaaacatactacatatcaatatgtagtatcaatatataacatactacatattgatatgtagtagtatcaatacataacatattacatatcaaacatactacatatcaatatgtagtatcaatatataacatactacatatcaaacatactacatatcaatatgtagtatcaatatataacatactacatattgatatgtgtagtatcaatacataacatattacatatcaaacatactacatatcaatatataacatactacatatcaatatgtagtatcaatatacaacatactacatattgatatgtagtagtatcaatacatacatattactactactagtactagttactactagtatactacatactacatatgttataactacatatgttactactagtactagtatactagtattatactagtatactagtactagtagtaacatgtagtatcaatacataacaattttttgatatgtagtatcaatacataacatactacatattgatatgtagtatcaataaataacatactacatatcaaacatactacattatatgtagtatcaatatgttatgttcaatactattatgttatgtattgaacataacatattgatactacatatcaatatgtagtatcaatatataacatattactactagtatacgacatattactactagtatactagttactacatattactactagtatactagttactacatattactagttactacatattactactagtatactagtatactacatactacatatgttattactacatactacatattactatactagttactactagtatactagttactacatattactactagtatactagttactactagtataatagttactactagtatactacatactacatatgttattattaCATACTATATACTATGTTATTACTACTAGTATTAATATACTAGTtgctactagttactacatattactactagtatactacatactacatatgttattactacatactacatattaccactagtatactagttgctacgtatgttattactacatactatatatgtagtaacatatgtattaatatatagcatgtagtaataacatatgtagcaactagtatactagtggtaatatgtagtatgtagtaataacatatgtagtacataatattatatgttagggttagtagagtaattttatttttttcaaaaaaaatttggaCTAGCGGGGATTTATGTTTTTCAGGTGGACTATCCATTAATCCGGGTCGAGTTTACAGGACTAAACAAGAAAGTTCTCATATGCGATTTGGATTTTGGGGTACAGTTTTTGAACCCGACCCGGGTATCTTAACCAACAGACGGATGTATATGAATTTGCTTTTGTTATGAATTTACAAACTTCTTCTTCGTTCGAAATTTCATCCTACAACCAATTGGGCAAACGTACCCAGGTATGTTTGAATCAAGTTTGAATCTATTTCGTTTATACAGATTATCATGTTAAGTTCTTTGCTGATGTTATGAATTTAATAATTATATTCATGATTCATGAACTCTAGACTTTTTTAATTCATTCTAGGTTGGAGTTTATCTGACCTATTTTGAAGCACTTACATTTTGTACAATGCTCAACCactgtttgataaaatgcctgAAAAAAGTGCCTTGAAATTGATTGTAATGTAAGGATTCTAAAGAGATTCTGATTAGTGGGTTTTGTTTATATGGGGTGTTAGAGTAATGGGTTCTCATTAGATATTAATTGTTGTATTTCTACTTTTTGTTACAGCTAATAGTTTGAGATTATAAGCTGAAGTGTGCTTGTAATATGATTTTTGGCTGTGGATCCGTTGGCTGTTTACCATTCCAAGAGTGTCATCGTTTAAATCGAAACAAGAGAATGATATTGGTTACCTTGATGGTGTAGTGCCCGACGAGATTATGATATTAGGTCCATTAGAGAGTTGAATTCATACATTTCATTTACTATTCATGCCGCTGCTGTTTCATCTCATCATGGGATTATGTGTGAGGGGCAATTTTATGCCTGTGATTTGCTTTTGCTGTTTTTCGTGccctttttgtttcaattttatgTGTCAACTAGGGGAAGAGTTGTTAATTGTGCTGTTGCCTTGGTTTTTGTTGTTATTTGTTTGGAAAATAGAGTTGCACTCCATTCATTTGGAAAGTATATTCAGGTGCACCACCTTTGAGTTATCTACCTGTGACTATTTCGATGCTGGGAGGGGCATCTGCTTTGGGTTCTTAATGCTTATGCAATTGGGTATGGTTGGTGATGCATTTTAACTCCGTTGCTTTTACTACTTTTGTCTGTCTTAGTTACTGTAGATGGAGTGCTTGTTGTTTGGTTCCCCATTTGGGTATTATTCGACTTCTAAGTAGATTTGATTTTGTAGTTCAGATACGCGTCATTATGCATAAATTTCATTTGCTCTTTGAAAAACTTGGATTATATTGCTCTTGCACACTTTTTAGGAATGCTGTTATGTGAATTGCACCACGACGAAGTGATCTGAAGAAAGAATTCTCGTCACACTGCTCCATTAATGTTTGCTATTGTGGCCATAACCCAATTGAATCCTGATATTGTTTAGCAAATTCCTTAtcatttatattttgttatgttttacttgTTTATGCAACCTAGATCATGGATGCTTTGTAGCTTAGACAGGTCCGGAAGTTTTTATTATGTGGTTTTATACGGACCCAGAAATATGTCTAAAGAACCTAAGATACTGTTTTGGTAATAATAAGATAGTATTTGTATTTCTACTTTATGTTACAGCTAATATTTTGAGATTAGACGTTGAAGTGTGCTTGTAATGAGAAGCTGAAGAAAGACTATTGCATTTGATTCAAGGGCGACGATGGATTGAAGGTAAGCCGTGATTCATTTCCTGGTATGTGAGGAATGCTCATGTTTTTTGTGTATAATACTGCATAAGAATAAGTGACACCTACGCCCACTCTAACATATACATTTACGTTATACTTGAATTAAGTTGAGAAACTGAGAATTATATGTCGCGATTGAATTCTTGGTCACGATCTTTTGCAAGCAATCATTTTGGTTTTTCTTGCCCGTAAAACTTTCCATAGTAGATAGTCGATGTTCCTTGCTTTTTTGTTATATATGTCCTTCTCTGTATATTAAGTATTCAGGTTGAATCTCTGGAAACTCAAATAATGAACATATCAtgtttttttcctctttggtcgtcccccacccccccccccccccccccccccccccaccccccccccacGCGCGGATCATTTAGTTgataagaaaaccaaatgtttggGTTTTCGTATGGTGAGGTCTTCCTTTTAATTGGAGCTACTGCTGCCCTAATCGGTACTCTTGCTCTCTCTCTATTGAATTTAGAGTTTAATTATGAAGTTCTCCAATTATTTTTTTACATTTGCTTATAAATTTGAGTACACAGATTTCAGGGGTTTGTATAAATATTCCATTTGATTTTGTAAAATCTGAAATGGTTTTCATTAATTAGGTCCCAAAGATCTGCCAAGAATAGCTAGAACAGCAGGTAGATTGACAGGTAGAGCGGTTGCCTATGTTCAAATGGGTCGTGGGCAGCTTGATAATATCTTGCAGCAGTCTCAAGCCAGACAGGTAATTCTTCTCGTGGTATTTTTTTCGACCATTTTATAAGATTTTCAAGATAAATGTGTTGGGTAAAATTGCTCAGTTTTGTTACTCGGGGAGTCACGGGATTCTAACGTTTATAAGTTGTGGTTGTTATTTTAAGGTGCATAAAGAGCTTCAAGATACACTGGCACAACTAGAAGCAATTCGTCATGAAGTTCGGAGCTTATCAATGTTAAATCCTGGTCCTTTGACTCGAAGGTTGGATAATATGAATCCTAAATCTCCCATTACTGGTAATCCTCGTTTCCAATATCTACATCTCTTACAAGAATGAGGATTATGCTCAACTATTTTGCTGTACTATCATATCATATCTCATAAGGGTGTTATGTGATGAAAAAACTTATCTTGGGTAGGCAATGATGTAGCACAGAAGCTCACAGAAGAGAATGCGCCGACAAGCACCATTATAGAGGTAGCTCCTAGATAACTTCTATGCATTTTGTATAAATCATCTATTCATAAAACTCTATATATTTGTTCTTTTCTCTCACAGGAATGTAATTCAACAACCCTAAGTGCAGCTAATTTAAACATTGTCGCAAAGGTAAGCTGCGTTTCTTAAGAAGTATATTATCAGTAACATTATTATCATTTTAAACTTATTTGCTTTCTATTCCTAGGGATCAAGTTCAAAAACCTCAACTGCGACTAATTTGCAAAGCCAAGCAGCAGCTTATTCAAGATTAGCTGAATCTAAGATGAAGGGAAGTGGAGATGCAGAGAAGCTTAAAGAGGAAATTGGTCTTTTAGCTGTTCTTCCTGTGTCTGCGGAAGGCACTGGGTTACTACCTAATACAAAAGGTGCTAGCAGCTCTTTTGGTTCTCTGTTACTAGTACATTTCCAGTTTCAGTTTCCATCTCCCAGCCCTTCTATTCAATAAACTAGTTTTTGTTATGCTGCACTGCTGTTTATAATTTTAATGATTGCATGGTGATATAAAACATAATGCCCACGAAGGAAAATGATCCTTCAGAGGATAATTACGGTGTTGATAAACAGTCATTCTTATATCTCAATTTGAGGGACGATTGTGGGAATCAAATCATAACCACAAAATCAAATACTTTAATATTGGAATAAGGCATGACGCTGATGAGTATTTGATTATGTGTCACCGACTCACTGTTGATCTTGTTGTCATTCATAGTTGAAAGGGTTGTGTGGATAGGCAGCAGCAATCTTGGCTTTATCTGTATTTACTTTTGTGATATTTCCTGACCCAGTTGTCTTATCTGTACGAGTAAGTCACCGTGGAACTTAAGAATCAGACTTGAAACAAAGATTTGAAAAACTTGTTTCTGAGAGTGTTGCTTATTGTATGCAAATAGGTTTTTTAGTAATTAGAAATAAGGAATTATTGTTCTCATGCATGGTTATAGTTTATCATTAAGATTTCAACTAATGGATTGAGTGACAGGCGATGCAAATGGATCAGATATTATGCTGGAAGCGATTCTAGAAGCGGAGGTGGCAGAGAATGCCAAAAAATTCTTTGAACAACAAGTAAATCAAATTCCAAGTTAATGAAAGGTTAAatgctttctcttctcttttatccTTTTACTGATCCTTCTTTTCATGGAAATTAAGCAAAAGTGTAAGCCTTCACTTCATGATAGAACAAAAATGAAAACAGAACTTTAGATGCGTCCTCTGGAGTTTGTTGTTTTTAGGGTAGGAAAGAGGATCTTTTACAACCTTTGCATTTTAAGGACTTTTGTCTTTCGATGGTAACGTGTGGTCTAGACTCTAAGTTTCCTTCCATGTACATTTCTCTTATTTCCCCCTTAAGATCAATACCTTATAATGGTACGATGCTGATGATGTAGTAATTCCTACATTTGGTTAATAATATACATTGATACGAAAGATTTAAGAGGAAAAACTCAAATTTGATGTGAAGGTGTAAAAATCATTGCATCCCTCCAGTTCCTTTTTGGGGATATGGTGTTTGCTACTATGCTTGTTCAATTGGTACTAATTATGGGACTTGATTTTTTTTACtgggatatgtattgttaatTTGACCATGTATTTTACTGTGTTCAACCTCCTCTCGGCTCCTTGTGCTTATCAAGTTACTATACTTCATTCCAGAAGGGGGAAAAAACTTGAACTCTTACCAAGATATAACTGTGAAGTTGCAAAGTAAAAAGCAGGATCAGTTTGCGCATCTGGTTGATTGAATGTACCAAGTTTCAGTTTGAGTTCTTCTTTATTATCCATAATACTGCACCAGATTATTTTATATCTACGACTTGCATATGAAAGCGTCCATTAGCTGATCTTAAGGTTCAATTTTAACTGGTGACTTCGCTTACATGT encodes:
- the LOC113347230 gene encoding uncharacterized protein LOC113347230 — translated: MFGFSYGEVFLLIGATAALIGPKDLPRIARTAGRLTGRAVAYVQMGRGQLDNILQQSQARQVHKELQDTLAQLEAIRHEVRSLSMLNPGPLTRRLDNMNPKSPITGNDVAQKLTEENAPTSTIIEECNSTTLSAANLNIVAKGSSSKTSTATNLQSQAAAYSRLAESKMKGSGDAEKLKEEIGLLAVLPVSAEGTGLLPNTKGDANGSDIMLEAILEAEVAENAKKFFEQQVNQIPS